A window of the Haloquadratum walsbyi C23 genome harbors these coding sequences:
- a CDS encoding DEAD/DEAH box helicase: MDINELPVSAAVREHYYDAGITQLYPPQEAAVKAGVVDGENVIVAIPTAAGKTLIAQLAMLTADGPALYIVPLRALAREKYETFTALPGIDAAISTGDFDAAENDLETADVVVATAEKVDSAIRNGASWVDKLACVVVDEVHLLGSANRGPTLEITLATIQRRASGVQVVALSATIDNPEEVASWLDAELVSSTWRPVSLRTGVYDASDETVIFDDGNRLPITADSDSPPETATDLTESDDTSTDADTKATISLVADAVISGGQCLAFVRSRQEAASLAKQLADVGFGANPELAEDIRDIGTTPTGKQLADAVTAGVAFHHAGLRSDHRILIESAFRNRDLRVICATPTLAAGVNVPARRVVVRDLKRYTGEKMAWLPVLEVHQMCGRAGRPHLDPYGEAVLIGDITNKIDSSDAQTSADGEQKSIRTESRWRRYVDAGPESIESQLTARNALRTHVLALIVAGFADSKNQVLDVLDSTFFAHQSSTADLTAVIDDVVAELIEMGLLTTETTNTALAATAVGKTVSQQYIQPTTGAELVDGIQSITSIPTEQISVLTALEVVCGTPDMHDTYLGNRERADLYRFATSNMDTFVTNLSEIDDFESWLCTIKLAQILTAWSNGVTIDEIVERYRVGPGDIESHVERARWLLGTADALTETLGVDVDIFAEGHTQL; encoded by the coding sequence TTGGACATCAATGAATTGCCGGTGTCCGCAGCCGTTCGCGAACATTATTATGATGCAGGTATCACGCAGCTTTATCCTCCGCAAGAAGCCGCAGTAAAAGCAGGCGTTGTCGATGGAGAAAACGTCATTGTTGCAATCCCAACTGCCGCTGGAAAGACGCTCATTGCGCAATTAGCAATGCTGACAGCCGATGGACCTGCGTTATATATCGTTCCGCTTAGAGCACTTGCACGAGAAAAATATGAGACATTTACTGCACTCCCTGGTATTGACGCTGCAATCTCAACCGGAGACTTTGATGCGGCTGAAAACGATCTAGAGACCGCCGATGTTGTGGTTGCAACAGCTGAAAAGGTCGATTCTGCAATTCGAAACGGCGCGTCATGGGTTGATAAACTAGCTTGCGTTGTTGTTGATGAGGTCCACCTCCTTGGAAGCGCCAATCGTGGTCCAACACTCGAGATAACCCTTGCAACAATACAGCGACGAGCATCAGGTGTGCAGGTTGTCGCCCTTTCAGCAACAATTGATAATCCAGAAGAAGTTGCATCATGGCTAGATGCAGAACTTGTTTCCTCAACATGGCGACCGGTCTCACTACGAACAGGTGTCTATGATGCAAGCGATGAGACGGTCATCTTTGATGATGGAAATCGATTACCAATAACAGCAGACAGTGACTCTCCGCCTGAAACCGCAACCGATCTTACCGAAAGCGATGATACATCGACCGATGCTGACACAAAAGCGACGATTTCGCTTGTTGCCGATGCAGTTATCTCAGGCGGACAATGTCTTGCATTTGTCCGATCACGTCAAGAAGCAGCATCACTCGCCAAGCAATTAGCTGATGTGGGATTTGGGGCAAATCCAGAACTTGCTGAGGATATACGCGACATTGGAACGACACCAACCGGAAAGCAACTCGCAGATGCAGTAACTGCTGGCGTTGCATTTCACCATGCTGGACTTCGAAGCGATCATCGAATTCTCATTGAATCAGCGTTTCGCAATCGTGACCTCCGCGTGATTTGTGCAACCCCGACGCTTGCTGCAGGAGTAAATGTCCCAGCGCGGCGTGTCGTTGTGCGAGATTTAAAACGGTATACAGGGGAGAAGATGGCATGGTTGCCCGTTCTTGAAGTACATCAGATGTGTGGGCGCGCTGGTCGACCGCATCTTGACCCATATGGAGAAGCAGTCCTCATTGGCGATATAACAAATAAAATCGATTCAAGCGATGCACAGACATCCGCAGATGGTGAGCAAAAAAGTATCCGGACAGAATCAAGATGGCGTCGATATGTTGATGCCGGTCCCGAATCTATTGAATCACAACTTACAGCCCGCAACGCACTGAGAACACACGTTCTTGCACTTATTGTCGCTGGATTCGCTGACTCAAAAAATCAAGTGCTTGATGTATTAGATTCAACGTTTTTTGCACATCAATCGTCGACAGCAGATCTCACCGCTGTCATTGATGATGTTGTGGCTGAACTTATCGAAATGGGACTGCTCACAACAGAAACAACAAATACAGCACTTGCTGCGACAGCAGTGGGTAAGACTGTTTCACAACAATATATTCAGCCAACAACAGGTGCGGAACTCGTTGATGGAATCCAATCGATTACATCGATACCGACAGAGCAGATATCGGTTTTAACCGCGCTCGAGGTCGTATGCGGGACGCCTGATATGCATGATACATATCTAGGAAATCGTGAACGAGCTGATCTGTATCGGTTCGCAACAAGCAATATGGATACATTTGTCACGAATCTCAGTGAGATTGATGATTTTGAATCATGGCTCTGCACGATTAAACTCGCACAGATACTCACTGCATGGAGTAATGGGGTGACAATCGATGAGATTGTTGAAAGATATCGAGTCGGTCCTGGAGATATTGAATCACATGTTGAGCGAGCGCGATGGTTGCTTGGAACCGCAGATGCACTCACGGAGACGCTTGGCGTTGACGTTGACATATTCGCCGAGGGGCATACACAGTTATAA
- a CDS encoding pyridoxal phosphate-dependent aminotransferase, translating into MNFEFASRIERVEPSATLAISNKASELEANGVDVVDLSVGEPDFPTPQNVVEAGKDAMDAGHTGYTPSNGIPELREAIAARLREGGIDAIDEEIIVTPGGKQALYEAFQVLIDDGDEVVLLDPAWVSYEAMSRLAGGSLTRVDLEPYSFQLEPGLDDLEAAVSEETELLVINSPSNPTGAVYTDAALEGVRDLAVEYDITVVSDEIYDKITYGVEQTSLASLSGMGDRTITINGFSKAYSMTGWRLGYVHAPSALIDQAAKLHSHSVSCAVNFVQRAGVEAIENTDDAVVEMRDAFRERRDMLAELFESHDVDVPIGDGAFYMMLPVDNDDQAWCSGAIEDAHVATVPGSAFGSPGHARISYAASEDRLREAVGRLAEHEYI; encoded by the coding sequence ATGAATTTCGAGTTTGCATCCCGTATTGAACGGGTCGAGCCGAGCGCAACGTTGGCGATTAGTAACAAAGCAAGCGAACTGGAGGCAAATGGCGTTGATGTCGTTGATCTCTCCGTTGGTGAGCCCGATTTCCCGACACCACAAAACGTCGTCGAGGCTGGGAAAGATGCAATGGATGCTGGTCACACAGGATATACTCCGTCGAATGGGATCCCTGAACTTCGAGAGGCGATTGCTGCACGACTTCGGGAGGGTGGGATTGATGCTATTGATGAGGAAATCATCGTAACCCCTGGTGGCAAGCAAGCATTATATGAAGCATTTCAGGTATTAATTGATGATGGGGATGAAGTCGTCTTACTTGATCCTGCTTGGGTTTCATATGAAGCGATGTCAAGACTCGCTGGGGGGTCATTAACACGCGTTGATCTTGAACCATATTCGTTCCAACTTGAACCGGGGCTTGATGATCTCGAAGCAGCCGTCTCAGAAGAAACCGAATTGCTCGTGATTAACTCGCCGTCAAATCCAACAGGTGCGGTATATACTGACGCTGCACTTGAAGGTGTCCGTGATCTCGCAGTTGAATATGATATTACCGTTGTTTCTGATGAGATATATGATAAGATCACATACGGAGTCGAACAGACGAGTTTGGCATCGCTTTCAGGAATGGGCGATCGAACAATAACGATCAATGGATTTTCGAAGGCATACTCAATGACTGGATGGCGACTTGGATATGTTCATGCACCCAGTGCACTAATTGATCAGGCTGCAAAATTGCATTCACACTCTGTCTCGTGTGCGGTGAATTTCGTCCAGCGTGCCGGTGTTGAAGCTATCGAAAATACTGATGATGCTGTTGTTGAAATGCGTGATGCGTTCCGCGAACGGCGAGATATGCTTGCAGAACTATTCGAATCACATGATGTTGATGTGCCAATCGGTGATGGCGCGTTCTACATGATGTTACCCGTTGATAATGATGATCAAGCGTGGTGCAGTGGTGCAATTGAAGATGCACATGTCGCAACTGTTCCTGGCTCAGCGTTTGGTTCTCCAGGACATGCGCGAATTTCGTATGCAGCGAGTGAGGACCGACTTCGCGAGGCTGTCGGACGGCTTGCAGAACATGAGTACATCTAA
- the ribH gene encoding 6,7-dimethyl-8-ribityllumazine synthase encodes MRVESDVENQTTEVIRLGLVVAEFNSSVTTEMETTAEETAADRDAMINTTLSIPGVYDAPLAADRLARRDDIDAVAVIGAIVTGDTDHDQVIGDAVAQRLTDVSLERDIPVTFGVSGPGQSGAEARERIEKGAEAVNAAVDMVEMLV; translated from the coding sequence ATGCGCGTTGAATCAGATGTTGAGAATCAAACAACAGAAGTAATTAGATTAGGGCTTGTTGTTGCTGAGTTCAATAGCTCAGTCACGACTGAGATGGAGACAACAGCAGAGGAAACCGCGGCTGACCGGGATGCAATGATTAACACAACACTCTCTATTCCAGGTGTGTACGATGCACCTCTCGCCGCAGATCGATTAGCCCGTCGTGATGATATTGATGCTGTTGCTGTTATTGGAGCCATTGTAACCGGTGACACCGACCATGATCAAGTGATTGGCGACGCAGTTGCACAGAGATTGACCGATGTCAGTCTTGAGCGTGATATCCCAGTCACATTTGGTGTTTCTGGTCCGGGACAGAGTGGTGCGGAAGCACGCGAACGTATCGAGAAAGGTGCGGAAGCGGTAAACGCAGCCGTCGATATGGTGGAGATGTTGGTATGA